The Micromonospora sp. WMMD961 genome has a segment encoding these proteins:
- a CDS encoding nuclear transport factor 2 family protein yields MSADQLTTTITDLYRSLGDRQAFDAHLHPDLTFWESDADGLLSGLGALDELRDRRATRAAGSPPLSVAPEHLHADAWGDTGLVRYVLRARFADTRPDECFRVTDVLRREAGTWRIVHHHAEAVR; encoded by the coding sequence ATGAGCGCTGACCAGCTCACCACCACCATCACCGACCTGTACCGGTCCCTCGGCGACCGGCAGGCGTTCGACGCGCACCTGCACCCCGACCTGACGTTCTGGGAGTCCGACGCCGACGGCCTGCTGTCCGGCCTGGGCGCGCTGGACGAGCTGCGGGACCGACGTGCCACCCGGGCCGCCGGTTCACCGCCGCTCTCGGTCGCGCCGGAGCACCTGCACGCCGACGCGTGGGGCGACACCGGCCTGGTGCGCTACGTGCTGCGGGCCCGCTTCGCCGACACCCGGCCGGACGAGTGTTTCCGGGTGACCGACGTGCTGCGCCGCGAGGCCGGCACCTGGCGGATCGTGCACCACCACGCGGAGGCCGTGCGATGA
- a CDS encoding DUF885 domain-containing protein produces MSSITDVADGYLDALAELDPQAAEAAGRTPGSQIPDLSPDGFDARAELARRTATAAASASAHRPGEPALADALRDRLASEVDLYDAGFTTRLLAPLATPVHLLRQVFDNLPRDTADDWAVVAAHLRQVPEALARYAATLRRSAQRGQLVARRQVLVVANQCTAWTLADFYGRLVEGYPGGPLAAQLHLGARLATAATSGFAAFLRADLAPVASDVDGVGADLYRVTARSFLGATIDLDEVYAYGWAELDRTAAELRTVAGELGHPGVAAARAALDADPTRRVPAGPALEEWLRQRTEQLTDALDGPHFDIPAATRPVVCRISPATSGVMYYTPPDPALTRPGGIWWSVPSGESTVPVWRHVGTLCHEGLPGHHLQHALTLTTADLHPWQRHLCQVHGYAEGWAHYAERLADEIGLYADPAERLGMLDGQMWRAARVVVDLGLHLGLPIPAGNGFTEERRWTPSLAVDVLTRVAGLDAETARFEVDRYLGWPAQALAFKVGARLWQQARREAEQRDGAAFDRKRFHHTALALGPMGLDPLRARLANLTCRTPGSEVTADER; encoded by the coding sequence ATGAGCAGCATCACCGACGTCGCCGACGGGTACCTCGACGCGCTCGCCGAGCTGGACCCGCAGGCGGCCGAGGCCGCGGGGCGTACACCCGGATCGCAGATCCCGGACCTCTCGCCGGACGGCTTCGACGCCCGCGCGGAGCTGGCCCGACGCACCGCGACGGCCGCCGCCTCGGCCAGCGCGCACCGCCCCGGCGAGCCGGCCCTGGCCGACGCCCTGCGTGACCGGCTGGCCAGCGAGGTCGACCTGTACGACGCGGGCTTCACCACCCGGCTGCTGGCCCCGCTGGCCACCCCGGTGCACCTGCTCCGGCAGGTCTTCGACAACCTGCCCCGGGACACCGCTGACGACTGGGCGGTGGTCGCCGCGCACCTGCGCCAGGTGCCCGAGGCCCTCGCCCGGTACGCCGCCACACTGCGCCGGTCGGCGCAGCGTGGACAGCTGGTCGCCCGCCGGCAGGTGCTCGTGGTCGCCAACCAGTGCACGGCCTGGACCCTCGCCGACTTCTACGGGCGGCTGGTGGAGGGCTACCCCGGCGGCCCGCTCGCCGCGCAGCTGCACCTGGGCGCACGGCTGGCCACCGCCGCCACCTCCGGCTTCGCCGCGTTCCTCCGGGCCGACCTGGCACCCGTTGCCTCCGACGTGGACGGTGTGGGTGCCGACCTCTACCGGGTCACCGCCCGCAGTTTCCTCGGCGCGACGATCGACCTCGACGAGGTGTACGCGTACGGCTGGGCGGAGTTGGACCGCACCGCCGCCGAACTGCGGACCGTGGCGGGCGAGCTGGGTCACCCGGGGGTGGCGGCCGCGCGGGCGGCGTTGGACGCCGACCCGACCCGCCGAGTGCCGGCCGGGCCCGCCCTGGAGGAGTGGTTGCGGCAGCGCACCGAGCAGCTGACCGACGCGCTCGACGGGCCCCACTTCGACATCCCGGCCGCCACCCGGCCGGTGGTGTGCCGGATCAGTCCCGCCACCTCCGGGGTCATGTACTACACGCCGCCCGACCCGGCGTTGACCCGGCCCGGCGGGATCTGGTGGTCGGTGCCCTCCGGCGAGTCGACGGTGCCGGTGTGGCGGCACGTCGGGACGCTCTGCCACGAGGGGCTGCCCGGCCACCACCTCCAGCACGCGCTGACCCTCACCACCGCCGACCTGCACCCGTGGCAGCGCCACCTGTGCCAGGTGCACGGGTACGCCGAAGGGTGGGCGCACTACGCCGAGCGGCTCGCGGACGAGATCGGGCTGTACGCCGACCCGGCCGAACGGCTCGGCATGCTCGACGGCCAGATGTGGCGGGCCGCTCGCGTGGTCGTCGACCTGGGCCTGCATCTCGGGCTGCCGATCCCGGCCGGCAACGGGTTCACCGAGGAGCGGCGGTGGACGCCGTCGCTCGCTGTCGACGTGCTGACCCGTGTCGCCGGCCTGGACGCCGAGACGGCGCGCTTCGAGGTGGACCGGTACCTCGGCTGGCCGGCGCAGGCCCTCGCCTTCAAGGTCGGGGCGCGGTTGTGGCAGCAGGCCCGCCGGGAGGCCGAACAGCGCGACGGGGCCGCGTTCGACCGGAAACGCTTCCACCACACCGCGTTGGCGCTCGGGCCCATGGGACTGGACCCGCTGCGCGCCCGGCTGGCCAACCTGACCTGTCGTACCCCCGGATCGGAAGTGACCGCCGATGAGCGCTGA
- a CDS encoding amidohydrolase family protein, which translates to MRMPTEQVLVNLALYDGVQDTLQPDRGIWIGADGMIRAVGPVDDVLAEAGDARVVDLGGDHVMPGLTNMHVHLSLGLPGHLADSVHNSNLAELVLLMADSARRTLHSGVTTARLVGESRYADFALRRGIEAGAVDGPRIFTAGHALCCTGGHGWEADALEADGADGFRRATREQLRAGADLIKVCISGGIAGQHEAIDTPQLLDDEMAAVIRVAHDWGRKVTAHAGPADSVRRAVELGLDCVEHGYELTDDVTRLMAERGVWYVPTIVVSRCEQFFRDSGVPGWLMDRALAAGPRHWESLQHAIRNGVPIALGSDMPPHAGYDETTATVRELEFMVDAGMPVADALKAATVRPAEWLGRTDTLGSIAVGRHADLLVLRDDPTRSVSALRTLHAVVKGGVAYRDDNGRFGVAYRDDNGRLGVPR; encoded by the coding sequence ATGCGTATGCCCACCGAACAGGTCCTGGTCAACCTCGCCCTCTACGACGGTGTCCAGGACACCCTCCAGCCGGACCGAGGCATCTGGATCGGCGCGGACGGGATGATCCGTGCCGTCGGCCCGGTCGACGACGTCCTCGCCGAGGCCGGCGACGCCCGGGTGGTCGACCTGGGCGGCGACCACGTCATGCCCGGTCTGACCAACATGCACGTACACCTCTCGCTGGGGCTGCCGGGCCACCTCGCCGACTCGGTGCACAACTCCAACCTGGCCGAGCTGGTGCTGCTGATGGCCGACTCGGCCCGGCGCACCCTGCACTCCGGTGTCACCACCGCCCGCCTCGTCGGCGAGAGCCGGTACGCGGACTTCGCCCTGCGCCGGGGCATCGAGGCCGGCGCTGTCGACGGGCCGCGCATCTTCACCGCCGGCCACGCGCTCTGCTGCACCGGCGGGCACGGCTGGGAGGCCGACGCCCTCGAAGCCGACGGCGCGGACGGGTTCCGGCGGGCCACCCGCGAGCAGCTCCGCGCCGGCGCAGACCTGATCAAGGTGTGCATCTCCGGTGGGATCGCCGGACAGCACGAGGCGATCGACACGCCGCAGCTGCTCGACGACGAGATGGCCGCCGTCATCCGGGTCGCCCACGACTGGGGGCGCAAGGTCACCGCGCACGCCGGCCCGGCCGACTCGGTCCGCCGGGCCGTCGAACTGGGCCTCGACTGCGTCGAGCACGGGTACGAGCTGACCGACGACGTCACCCGGCTGATGGCCGAGCGGGGCGTCTGGTACGTGCCGACGATCGTGGTGAGTCGCTGCGAGCAGTTCTTCCGCGACTCCGGGGTGCCCGGCTGGCTGATGGACCGGGCCCTCGCCGCCGGCCCCCGACACTGGGAGAGCCTGCAGCACGCCATCCGCAACGGTGTGCCGATCGCGCTGGGCAGCGACATGCCGCCGCACGCCGGCTACGACGAGACCACCGCGACCGTTCGTGAACTGGAGTTCATGGTGGACGCGGGAATGCCGGTCGCGGACGCGCTCAAGGCCGCCACCGTCCGCCCCGCCGAGTGGCTGGGTCGCACCGACACGCTGGGCAGCATCGCTGTCGGCCGGCACGCCGACCTGTTGGTGCTGCGCGACGACCCGACCCGCTCGGTGTCGGCGCTGCGCACCCTGCACGCCGTGGTGAAGGGCGGCGTCGCGTACCGCGACGACAATGGCCGGTTCGGCGTCGCGTACCGCGACGACAACGGCCGGCTCGGCGTACCGCGATGA
- a CDS encoding ABC transporter ATP-binding protein codes for MTTPASARLSFTDVEVEYRSRGRGRVRAVAGVSLEVLPGQIVGLVGESGCGKSTLARVAVGLSAPSAGTVEYADRPVTPLGWRPRSDAEVGLQMVFQNPYASLNPRRTIGSQLLDGVPATVTGAARRARVHELLDRVAMPASAADRYPHQFSGGQRQRLAIARALAPEPRMIIADEPVTALDASSQAQVVNLLVGLVRDLDMGMLFISHDLSLVHEIADVTAVMYLGRIVEAAPTRELWRAPRHPYTRALIDAVPQIGPTPRLPATLAGEVPDPANAPTGCRFRPRCPHAFAPCGEQPPTVDLGGRSVACWLTDPVAAPTAARSL; via the coding sequence ATGACGACCCCCGCGTCCGCGCGACTGTCCTTCACCGACGTCGAGGTCGAGTACCGGTCCCGAGGGCGAGGACGGGTACGGGCCGTCGCCGGCGTCAGCCTGGAGGTGCTGCCCGGCCAGATCGTCGGCCTGGTCGGCGAGTCCGGGTGCGGCAAGTCCACGCTGGCCCGCGTGGCGGTCGGGCTGAGCGCGCCGAGCGCCGGCACCGTCGAGTACGCCGACCGGCCGGTCACCCCGCTGGGCTGGCGACCCCGGTCGGACGCCGAGGTCGGCCTGCAGATGGTCTTCCAGAACCCGTACGCCTCGCTGAACCCCCGACGCACCATCGGCTCGCAACTCCTCGACGGCGTACCGGCGACGGTCACCGGGGCGGCCCGCCGGGCCCGGGTGCACGAACTACTCGACCGGGTGGCCATGCCGGCCAGCGCCGCCGACCGTTATCCGCACCAGTTCTCCGGCGGTCAGCGGCAGCGCCTGGCGATCGCCCGGGCGCTCGCACCGGAACCCCGGATGATCATCGCCGACGAGCCGGTCACGGCTCTGGACGCCTCGTCCCAGGCGCAGGTGGTGAACCTGCTCGTCGGGCTGGTCCGGGACCTCGACATGGGCATGCTGTTCATCTCGCACGACCTGTCGCTGGTGCACGAGATCGCCGACGTGACCGCCGTGATGTACCTGGGTCGGATCGTCGAGGCCGCACCGACCCGTGAGCTGTGGCGCGCGCCGCGACACCCGTACACCCGGGCGCTGATCGACGCGGTGCCGCAGATCGGGCCCACTCCGCGGCTGCCCGCCACTCTTGCCGGGGAGGTGCCCGACCCGGCCAACGCCCCCACCGGGTGCCGGTTCCGGCCGCGTTGCCCGCACGCGTTCGCGCCCTGCGGGGAGCAGCCGCCCACCGTCGACCTGGGCGGCCGCAGCGTCGCCTGCTGGCTCACCGACCCCGTGGCGGCGCCGACCGCCGCGCGCTCACTCTGA
- a CDS encoding ABC transporter ATP-binding protein, which yields MAPLLDVDSLAVTLPSPRGPLPILHDVSLTVDEGELVGIAGESGCGKSLTAQTLLGLLPPGAAVSGSARYAGTELLGLDNKGWQRVRGAGIAMVFQDPSAALHPMLTVGRQLTEHMRVHLRMDRRAAARRAVELLDQVRIPDPERALRAYPHQFSGGMRQRVAIAIALAARPRLLIADEPTTALDVTVQAGILALLDRLRAETGLAVAFITHDLGVLSALTTRGYIFYAGRVVEIGPTGALLTAPTHPYTAALLGARPHGTQTGGTLRPIPGAPPAPGEAPPGCPFEPRCGYAEPSCATAPPPLTPAAADRSVACVVRPNLEVAA from the coding sequence GTGGCACCGCTGCTCGACGTCGACTCCCTGGCCGTCACCCTGCCCTCGCCGCGCGGCCCGCTGCCGATCCTGCACGACGTGTCGTTGACCGTCGACGAGGGGGAGTTGGTCGGCATCGCGGGGGAGAGCGGCTGCGGCAAGAGCCTCACCGCGCAGACCCTGCTCGGGTTGCTGCCCCCGGGGGCGGCCGTCAGCGGCTCGGCCCGCTACGCCGGCACCGAACTGCTGGGCCTGGACAACAAGGGCTGGCAGCGGGTGCGCGGGGCCGGCATCGCCATGGTGTTCCAGGACCCGAGCGCGGCCCTGCACCCGATGCTCACCGTCGGCCGGCAGCTCACCGAACACATGCGGGTGCACCTGCGGATGGACCGGCGGGCCGCCGCCCGCCGTGCGGTCGAGCTGCTCGACCAGGTCCGCATCCCGGACCCGGAACGGGCCCTGCGCGCCTACCCGCACCAGTTCTCCGGCGGGATGCGGCAGCGGGTGGCCATCGCCATCGCCCTGGCCGCCCGCCCCCGACTGCTGATCGCCGACGAACCGACGACGGCCCTGGACGTCACCGTGCAGGCCGGCATCCTGGCTCTGCTGGACCGGCTGCGCGCCGAGACCGGGCTGGCCGTCGCGTTCATCACCCACGACCTCGGGGTGCTCAGCGCCCTCACCACCCGCGGCTACATCTTCTACGCCGGGCGGGTCGTCGAGATCGGCCCGACCGGTGCGCTGCTCACCGCGCCCACGCACCCGTACACGGCCGCGCTGCTCGGTGCCCGCCCACACGGCACCCAGACCGGCGGGACGCTGCGGCCCATCCCGGGCGCGCCGCCGGCACCCGGTGAGGCACCGCCGGGATGTCCGTTCGAACCCCGCTGCGGGTACGCCGAACCGTCCTGCGCAACGGCCCCGCCCCCACTCACCCCCGCCGCCGCCGACCGGTCGGTGGCCTGCGTGGTCCGCCCGAACCTGGAGGTGGCCGCATGA